Within the Pseudoxanthomonas sp. Root65 genome, the region TGCACGGCCGTGTCGAACGTGTCGGTGTCGGGCGCCGCGTACGCGGTGGGCGACGACAGCGCAAGCAGGACAAGAAGACGCTTCATGGCATGGCTCGGTGTTCTGCGCGACGGCAGGCGCGGGCGCCCGCAAGCAGGAGGGCCGCCGCCGAATGCCGGCGACGGCCCTGACGTCCGGGCGATCCGAGGGCGGATCAGGTCAGTCGAACTTGTACTCGACCATCAGCGCGAACGAGCGGCCGCGCGGATCGGCGACACGCGGTTCCCACGCCGCGCCCGAGGCGAAGTCGTTCTGGTGGGCGGTGAACGGGGGATCCTCGTTGAGCAGATTGCGGACGACGAGGGTGAACTTGGCGTTCTCCAGGCCGGTCCAGCCCACGCTGTAGTTGTAGGTGATGTAGTCGTCCACATCCGGATTCCAGTCTTCCGGAATGAAGCTCCCGTTCCGCACACTGACCGGCAGCTCGTCCTTGTAGCCGTCGCGGTAGATCTGGGTCAGCGTGTGCGACCAGTCGCCCTTGGCCCAGCTGAAGCCGAGCGTGTGCTTCCACTTCAGCGGCAGGCTGTAGTAGCGCACGTACTCGCCCACCAGGTTGTTGCCGTAGGGCGAGCTCTCCAGCGCCTTCTCCTGGAAGCTGTCGATGTAGCTGCCATTGAGGTTGAGGCGCCACATGCCGCCGGCCAGTTCGCCGGTGAGGTTGGCATCCACTTCCACGCCGCTGATCAGGGTGCCGCCCGAGTTGATGAAGCGACGGTCGATCGCCACCACTTCGCCGCTGGCATCGCGGATCCAGTTGTCGACGAAGAGGTCGTAGTTGGAGATCAGCGTGGCCTGATTGGGTGTGCGGATGGTGTTGGTCCGCTCGATCTCCCACCAGTCGAGGCTGATGTTGAACCAGTCGCTCGGCGCGAACACCACGCCGAAGCTCTTCTGATCCGACGTTTCCGGTTGCAGGTCGGCCTTGCCGCCGGTGAGGATGGCGGGCTGGATGGCTTCGCAGCCCGGCACGGCGGGGTTCGCTGCGCCGGAAGGACAGGTTGCCGGATCGGCCAGGTCGAAGCCGGTGTACGGACTTTCCGTAACGCCACTGAACAGCTTGGTGAACTCCGGCACCTTGAAGCCTTCGCTGATGGCGCCACGGAAGGCCAGCGAATCGATGGGCTGCCACTTGAACGAGAACTTCGGGTTGATCGTGCTGCCGAAACCGTCGTAATCGTCGCGGCGTACCGCCAGGCTCACTTCCAGGCTGTCGAACACCGGCAGGAAGGCTTCGGCATAGACCGCCTTGACGTCGCGCGACACCTTGGGCAGGTTATTGGTGGCATCGAACGGCGCACCGAAGATGTAGCTGTTGTCCAGCACGATGCCATCCGCGGTCGAACCGAACTCGAACTCTTCGCGACGCAGGTCGACACCGACCGCCGCCATCACTTCGCCGCCCCACAGGTTGAAACCCAGGCCGCCGGAGAATGCCGCATCCAGCGTGGTGACGGTGGATTCGCCGCCGTACAGGCGGACGCCCGCCGCGGATGCGGCCTGCAAGGCCGCCACACCCGCCGGATCATGCTGCTGGCCGGGCATCAGGAAGGGATTGAGCAGACCGCTGCCCAGCACCGCCTTGAAGGCGGGCGTGAAGTAGTAGCCGCTGCCCAGCACCGACTCGGCCTCGCTCGATGCACGCGACAGGCCCACATCGTAGTCCCAGCTGCCGATGGTGCCGTCCACGCCCACCAGGAAGCGGTACGCCTTGGTGGTGGTCTCGATCTGGCGTGGACCGCAGACCTCGCACCGCCAGCGGTAGGGAATCGGGCGGCCATAGACCAGGTTGGCAGGACCGAAGTAACTGGCCAGCGCGTTGTAGATCATGTTGTAGGTCGCGGTGGTGTTCCCGTTCAACGGGTACCACGTGCTCGGTCCCAGCGCCGATGCCGCTGTCGATGTGCTCGACGTGATCTGCTGCGCCTCGAACTGGCGGTTGGACTCGGAGCGCGACGCCATCGCTTCGGCGTAGAAGCGGTGGTTGTCGCTGATCTTGAAGGTGGCACGACCCAGCGCCTGCATGCTTTCCTGCGGCTGCTGCATGACCTGCGCGGCCGGGTAGTCCCAGGCGCAGGCGTACTTGGAATTCGCCACGCCCCACAGGCGGTAGGCATACGGGCCCATCAGGTCGCCGCCGGCTTCGCAGCCGGCCGCGCCCGGCAGGTTCAGGATGTTGATGAGTCCCTGGTTGCCGCCGCCGGCCGGGTCCACGAGGCTGCCGGTAATGATGCCACCAGCGATGTTGGTGACGGTGGCGAACGGCGTGCCGCGCGTATCCGGCGACAGGCCACGCTCGGGCTGGAAGGTGTTGGAGAAGTCGCGATCCGTGCCCAGCAGGATCTCGTTCTCGCGATAGTTCATCGTGCCCCAGACGTTCCAGCCGTCCGTGTCGATGTCGCCCATGCCACCCAGCACGCTGTAGGTGTAGATGTTGCCGCCACCTTCCTGGGTGATGTCGAAACCGGCGTTGACGGTGATGCCCTGGTAGTCGCTGCGGGTGATGAAGTTGATCACGCCACCGATGGCGTCGGTGCCGTACACCGCCGAGGCGCCGTCACGCAGCACTTCGACGCGGTCGATGGCGGCGAACGGGATCGAGTTCAGGTCGACCGCCTGGCCACGCAGGCCATGGGTGGCGACGCGACGACCATTGAGCAGCACCAGCGTGGCATCGGCGCCTTGGCCGCGCAGATTGGCGCCGGACACGCCGTTGTTGCCGCGCAGGTCCGCCGGCGCGATGCCGGCATTGGAGGCCAGGCTGTCCGAGCCGTTGCTGGCGATGTTCAGGAACTGCAGCAGTTGCTCGGCCGAGGTGATGCCCTGCGCTTCGATCTCGGCCTTCTGGATGATGGTGATCGGCAGCGCCGCTTCCACGTCGGTGCGCTTGATGCGCGAGCCGGTGACGGTCACCGTGTCCAGGGTGCGGGCGCCGGTGGCCGGGGCCTCTTCCTGCGCGAACACCACGCCCGGAATGGCCAGTCCCAGCAGGATGGCGGTGGCGAGATGGGTGGGCCTGGGCGAACGGCGTCGAGCGGACATGCGGATCTCCTCTGAAGTCTGGAACGCGCGGTGCGCGCGACGGATGTACTGCACTGCGATGCGCTCGACGCGCCGTTCCGGGTGCGACACCTTCGCTTGCGCAGGACGGCGTCGCTATCGTTCGTCGATCCCCGGCCCGGATGGCTCCCCATTCGCGCCTTGCTGCGCATTCCATCCCGGATGCGCACCACAGATTGCCTGTTGAAACGGAACCACACCGGCACCCCTGCCGGCCAAACCCCTGTCATGGCGGTGTAGCACGCACCATGACCGCAGTCAATAAATTATTCTTGCGTCGTAAAAAAATCGACTTGAATATTCCTGTTCATCGCGGTGTTGCGGTCGCGGGCGCCGTCAACGCATGCAGGATGCGCAGGTCTTCCGCATCCAGTTCGGTGCCTTCCCTGCCGCGGAAGCGGTGATGGAAGGCGCGCACGGTGTCGGCCCGGTTGTCGGTGGAATAGCCGAGGGCCTGCAGCGCCAGCCACGGATCGAAACCGGGTGGCGGCTCGCCCATGCCCTCGCGCGGCCACAGGCCAAAACCGGAGTCGGCCAGGCGCTTCCACGGGAACAGCGGACCCGGGTCGATCTTGCGCGACGGCGCGAGGTCGGAATGGCCGATGATCTGCGTCGGCGGGATGCGCAGGCGCTGCGTCAGGTCGCGCAGCAGCACGATCAGGCTGTCGATCTGCGCGTCAGGGAACGGGCTCTTGCCGTCGTTGTCGATCTCGATACCGATGGACGCATTGTTGACGTCGGTGATCGCACCCCAGCGACCGGCACCGGCATGCCAGGCGCGCCGCGAATCGCTGACCAGCTGGTAGACCTTGCCGTCCTTGCCCAACAGATAGTGTGAACTGACGCGTCCGCCGCTGTTGCGGCTGCGCAACGTATCCAGCGACTGCTCCACCGAGTCCTGCTCGGTGTAATGCAGCACGATGACCACCGGACGCCGCTCGTCGAAGTTCTTCGACGGCACCCAGGTGGCGAGCGGATTGCGCGGACCGGAATGGGCGCAGGCGCCGAGCAGGAGGACAGCACACGCCAGCATCAGGCGGATCAGGGTTTGTCGCGGAAGCCCTCCGTTGACGGGGCGATGGCGTTCGCCCTTGCGGGATGGGAGACCCCGCGTGCCTACCGCGTTCGTAAGGTTGCGTCCCACGTCATGCGCCCCAAGCCGACCCGTGGGCCTGTGTACCATGGCGGCAAATAGCGGTCAATAATTTATTCTTGCTTTTTTTGCTATTAGAAATAAATATTCCCCGTTAGCGCATGGTGACGCCGCCACGCGGAGGGAGAGGGATGAGATCACGCACACCATGCCAGCGGCGCCGCTTGCGGCTGCGGCTGCGGCTGTTCGCGCTGTGCCTGTTCGCCTTTGTCGCCTCCACCGCCGTTGCGCGCGAGGCAGTCCACGAGGCCGCGGCCGCGGCCGCGGGACATGGGGTGGTCGGCATCGAGCCACGGCATCTCGCCGCGCAGTACTGGATCGATAGGCTCCCGGCTGCCGGCAAGCCGCTGCTCGATGCGCCTGCCGTCGCCGCGCAGAACGCGCGCATGCTGAGGTTGGACCCGCAGGTGCAGGACCCGGCCGCATTGCCATCCCGGCTCGAAGGAACATGGGTCCGCGACGTGATTGCCAAGCTTTCGGTGACACCGTCCCGCACGCTGTATGACGAACAAGGCGAGGTCATCGGCAAGGACCGTCTTGCCGCGCTCGCAGCGAACGTGGCCATCGAGGCTGTGCCCGCGCAGGTGATGGCGCGTCCGGCGCTGGTTGTGCGGCGGGCCGACCTGCGCACGTTCCCGACCCGCCAGCGCGTCTTCAGCAACCTGGACGACAGCGATATAGATCGCTTCCAGGAGAGCGCACTGTTCCCCGGCACCGCCGTCGTGATCACGCACGTCAGCGCGGATGGCGCGTGGTATTTCGTAGTGAGCGCGCTCTACTCGGCCTGGATCGAAAGAGATGCTGTCGCCCTGGGTACGCATGACACGGTCTTCGGTTATGGGCACGCTTCTCCGTCGCTGGTGGTGACCGGCGCCACCGCCAGGACCGTCTACAACCCCGAGGAACCGGGCCTGTCCGCGCTGCAGCTGGACATGGGCGTGCGGGTGCCCGTGCTGGCCGACTGGCCGGCCGACAAACCGGTGAACGGGCAGCATCCTTACACCTCGCACGTCATCCAGCTGCCGGTGCGCCGTGCCGATGGTGCGCTCGCGCTGCTGCCGGCGCTGCTGCCGCGCACCGCCGATGTCGCACCCGACTACCTGCCGTACACGCCCGCCAACCTGCTACGCCAGAGCTTCAAGTTCCTGGGCGAGCGCTACGGCTGGGGGCACAGCTACGACAGCCGCGACTGCAGCGGCTTCGTGTCCGAGGTGTATCGCAGCATGGGCATCGTGCTGCCGCGTAACACGAGCGCGCAGGCGGTGAGTCCGGCGCTGGAACGGATCGGTTTCGCGCCGGGCGACAGCCACGAGAAGCGGCTCGCCGTGCTGCAGACCCTGCAGGTCGGCGACCTGGTCTATATTCCCGGCCACGTGATGATGGTGATCGGCCACGACAACGGCATCACCTACACCATCCACGACACCACCGGCATCACCTACCGGGGCACGGACGGCAAGGCCGTGCGGACCACCCTCAACTCGGTCGCCGTCACGCCACTGGAACCCTTGCTGTTCAACAGCGAGCAGTCCACCGTCGACCGCATCACCGCCATCCAGCGCATCCGTCCCCAAGGGGCACCATGAAGATCACCGACATCAAATTCGGCATGCTGCGCGTGCCGCTGAAGACCCCGTTCAAGACCGCGCTGCGCACCGTCGATACGGTGGAGGACATCGTGGTGATCGTGCACACCGACACCGGCCATGTCGGCTACGGCGAAGCGCCCGCCACGGCGGTGATCACCGGCGACACCCACGGCTCGATCATCGAGGCGATCGGCAAGTTCATCCGTCCGCGGCTGATCGGCCAGGACGTCGCGAACCTCAACCACATCACCGAGCTGGTGCAGACCGCACTGGAGCGCAATACCAGCGCCAAGGCAGCGGTCGAGATCGCGGTCTACGACCTGTGGGCGCAGCTGTACGACGCGCCCCTGTACAAGATGCTGGGCGGCGGCGACCCGGTCATCACCACCGACATCACCATCAGCGTGGACTACATCGACAAGATGGTGGCCGACTCGATCAGCGCGGTGGAGCGCGGCTTCGAGTCGCTGAAGATCAAGGTGGGCAAGGACATCGGTCTGGACATCGAACGCGTCAAGGCCATCTATTCCGCGGTGGAAGGCCGCGCGCTGCTGCGGCTGGACGCCAACCAGGGCTGGACCGCCAAGCAGGCCGTCTTCGCCATGCAGCACCTGGAAGACGCCGGCGTAGTGCTGGAACTGCTGGAGCAGCCAGTCAAGGCGCGCGATCTGGACGGCCTGAAGTACGTCACCGACCGCGTGCATACGCCGGTGATGGCGGACGAGAGCGTGTTCGGGCCGACCGAGGTCATTGACCTGATCAAGATGCGCGCGGCCGACATCATCAACATCAAGCTGATGAAGACCGGCGGCATCTCCAACGCCATCCGCATCGCCGACATCGCGTCGCTGTATGGCGTGGAATGCATGATCGGCTGCATGATCGAAACCAGCATCAGCGTGGCCGCCGCCGTGCATGTGGCGGCGGCGAAAGCCAACGTCATCACCAAGGTGGACCTGGACGGGCCGTCGCTGGGCCAGTTCAACCCGGTCGAGGGCGGTGTGATCTTCAACGAGTCGGAAATCACCATTACCGACGCCCCCGGCCTGGGCATCCGCGAGATCCGCGGCCTGGAGATGCTGCCGGGCTGAGCCCGGTGGCGATGGCCCGTTGTCAGTCCCGTCCACCGCCATCACACTCATGCCATGACAGCACCCTTGGTGAAGATCCGTTCCGAACGCGACCAGATGTCGGCCATCGAGCGCCGCATCGCCGACTTCATCCTCGACAACGCGCACCTGCTGCGCGACTACTCCTCGCAGCAGCTGGCTAGCGCGCTGGGCATCAGCCAGTCGAGCGTGGTGAAGTTCGCGCAGAAGTTCGGCTTCAAGGGTTATCCGGACCTCAAGTACACGATCGGCGAGGCGGTCGCCCGCAACGGCAACGGCCATACGCGACCGCCGGATGCGGAGAAGGAGGAGGCCGGCGATGCCTACCAGCAGCTGCAGGACGGTCTGCGTCGCAGCAAGATGGCCGCTGAGGAGGAAACCCGCAGCCTTAACCCGCGCACGCATATCGAGCCGATCGTCGAGCTGATCGACCGGGCCGACAAGGTGTTCGTCTGCGGCCTGGGCGACGATGGCCTGTTCGCGCGCGAGTTCGCCATGCGGCTTTCGCTGCTGGGCGTGCTGACGGTGCACCATACCGACCCGATACTGATGATGGCCAACCTGTCGGCCACGCGACCCGGCGACGTGCTGCTGATGTTCTCCGAGTTCGGCAAGCTGCCCGAGCTGTCGCAGGTCAGCCGCCAGTTCCAGGCCTGCGAAGGCAAGGTCATCTCGATCACCCGGCACACCGCCAATCCGCTGCGCGCGCATGCCGACGCCGCGCTGGTGATTTCGGCGCACGATCCCGCGCCGCACGTGGAGCAGCTGCTGTACCGCTCCTCGCTGCAGTCGTTGCTGGATTTCGTCTTCGTCCTGCTATGCCACACCAATCCGGACCGTAACCGCCAGCTCGCCATCAACCTCGAGCGCATCCATCACCTGCTGGAGTCGTGATGTCCACACCGTTGTTTACGCGCGTCCCGCTGCGCTCGTTCGCCCTCGCCACCGTGATGCTCGCCTGCGGCATCAACGCACAGGCGCTCGAACCGCCGAAGCCGCACCCCTGGCGCGACGCGCGACAACTGGTGCTGGTGGTGACCGAGAACTGGGATGCCACGGCCGGCACCCTGCAGCGCTTCGAGATGCGCGACGGACACTGGCAGGCCGCATCGACGGCGGCGCCGGTCTCGGTGGGACGCAACGGCGCGGCATGGGGCCTGGGCTTGCATGCGGCACAGCCGCAGGGTCCGCAGAAGCAGGAGGGCGATGGCCGCGCGCCGGCAGGTGTGTTCACGCTGGGCGAGGCGTTCGGCTACGCGGACAAGGCCGATACCGCCATGCCCTACCGCCCGATGCAGGCGACCAGCTACTGCATCGACGTGCCCGACTCGCCGCTCTACAACCGCATCATCGACACACGCACGGAAGGCGAGGCCGCCGCGAAGGGATCGACCGAACCCATGCGCCTGGATCTCCACAACAACGGCGATGTCCGTTACCGCGAAGGCCTGGTGATCGGCCACAACCCGACCGCGACGCCGCGCGCCGGCAGCTGCATCTTCGCGCACCTGTGGCGCACGCCGGGCGAGCCGACCGCCGGCTGCACGGCGATGGCGGCTGACACCATGGACGGTGTGCTGGCGTGGCTGCGTCCGGACGCGCGTCCGGTCTTCGTGCTGCTGCCGCGCACCGAGTACGCCCGCCTTGCCCGTGAGTGGCAGTTGCCGGAGGCGGCTCGATGAGGTGGCCGGGCGCCACCGCGCGCGTACTGCTGGGTCTCGCGGCCGGCGCCGTCGTCGGCCTGTCGCTGGCGCAGGGGTCGCCGGGCTCGGCCGCGACTGCCGTTTCCATTGCCCAGCCGATCGGCAAGCTGTGGCTCAGCGGGCTGCAGATGACGGTCGTGCCGCTGGTGCTGTCGCTGGTGATCCTGGGTGTGGCGACCGCCAGCGATGCCGCCGCCTCCGGACGCGTGGCGCGGCGGGCGATGGTGGTGTTCATTGCGCTGCTGTCGCTGTTCGCCGCCTATGCGGCCATCGTGGCGCCGCTGGTGCTGGCGATGGTGCCGCCCAGCGAAGCGCTGAAGGCCACCCTGCACGGCACGCTGCCGGCCGCGGGTGACGTGGCCGCACCGGGACTTGCCGACTGGATCGGCTCCATCGTGCCGAGCAACGCCATCATGGCGGCGGCGCAGGGCGCGATGCTG harbors:
- a CDS encoding TonB-dependent receptor, which gives rise to MSARRRSPRPTHLATAILLGLAIPGVVFAQEEAPATGARTLDTVTVTGSRIKRTDVEAALPITIIQKAEIEAQGITSAEQLLQFLNIASNGSDSLASNAGIAPADLRGNNGVSGANLRGQGADATLVLLNGRRVATHGLRGQAVDLNSIPFAAIDRVEVLRDGASAVYGTDAIGGVINFITRSDYQGITVNAGFDITQEGGGNIYTYSVLGGMGDIDTDGWNVWGTMNYRENEILLGTDRDFSNTFQPERGLSPDTRGTPFATVTNIAGGIITGSLVDPAGGGNQGLINILNLPGAAGCEAGGDLMGPYAYRLWGVANSKYACAWDYPAAQVMQQPQESMQALGRATFKISDNHRFYAEAMASRSESNRQFEAQQITSSTSTAASALGPSTWYPLNGNTTATYNMIYNALASYFGPANLVYGRPIPYRWRCEVCGPRQIETTTKAYRFLVGVDGTIGSWDYDVGLSRASSEAESVLGSGYYFTPAFKAVLGSGLLNPFLMPGQQHDPAGVAALQAASAAGVRLYGGESTVTTLDAAFSGGLGFNLWGGEVMAAVGVDLRREEFEFGSTADGIVLDNSYIFGAPFDATNNLPKVSRDVKAVYAEAFLPVFDSLEVSLAVRRDDYDGFGSTINPKFSFKWQPIDSLAFRGAISEGFKVPEFTKLFSGVTESPYTGFDLADPATCPSGAANPAVPGCEAIQPAILTGGKADLQPETSDQKSFGVVFAPSDWFNISLDWWEIERTNTIRTPNQATLISNYDLFVDNWIRDASGEVVAIDRRFINSGGTLISGVEVDANLTGELAGGMWRLNLNGSYIDSFQEKALESSPYGNNLVGEYVRYYSLPLKWKHTLGFSWAKGDWSHTLTQIYRDGYKDELPVSVRNGSFIPEDWNPDVDDYITYNYSVGWTGLENAKFTLVVRNLLNEDPPFTAHQNDFASGAAWEPRVADPRGRSFALMVEYKFD
- a CDS encoding N-acetylmuramoyl-L-alanine amidase, translating into MLACAVLLLGACAHSGPRNPLATWVPSKNFDERRPVVIVLHYTEQDSVEQSLDTLRSRNSGGRVSSHYLLGKDGKVYQLVSDSRRAWHAGAGRWGAITDVNNASIGIEIDNDGKSPFPDAQIDSLIVLLRDLTQRLRIPPTQIIGHSDLAPSRKIDPGPLFPWKRLADSGFGLWPREGMGEPPPGFDPWLALQALGYSTDNRADTVRAFHHRFRGREGTELDAEDLRILHALTAPATATPR
- a CDS encoding SH3 domain-containing protein; this encodes MRSRTPCQRRRLRLRLRLFALCLFAFVASTAVAREAVHEAAAAAAGHGVVGIEPRHLAAQYWIDRLPAAGKPLLDAPAVAAQNARMLRLDPQVQDPAALPSRLEGTWVRDVIAKLSVTPSRTLYDEQGEVIGKDRLAALAANVAIEAVPAQVMARPALVVRRADLRTFPTRQRVFSNLDDSDIDRFQESALFPGTAVVITHVSADGAWYFVVSALYSAWIERDAVALGTHDTVFGYGHASPSLVVTGATARTVYNPEEPGLSALQLDMGVRVPVLADWPADKPVNGQHPYTSHVIQLPVRRADGALALLPALLPRTADVAPDYLPYTPANLLRQSFKFLGERYGWGHSYDSRDCSGFVSEVYRSMGIVLPRNTSAQAVSPALERIGFAPGDSHEKRLAVLQTLQVGDLVYIPGHVMMVIGHDNGITYTIHDTTGITYRGTDGKAVRTTLNSVAVTPLEPLLFNSEQSTVDRITAIQRIRPQGAP
- a CDS encoding dipeptide epimerase; amino-acid sequence: MKITDIKFGMLRVPLKTPFKTALRTVDTVEDIVVIVHTDTGHVGYGEAPATAVITGDTHGSIIEAIGKFIRPRLIGQDVANLNHITELVQTALERNTSAKAAVEIAVYDLWAQLYDAPLYKMLGGGDPVITTDITISVDYIDKMVADSISAVERGFESLKIKVGKDIGLDIERVKAIYSAVEGRALLRLDANQGWTAKQAVFAMQHLEDAGVVLELLEQPVKARDLDGLKYVTDRVHTPVMADESVFGPTEVIDLIKMRAADIINIKLMKTGGISNAIRIADIASLYGVECMIGCMIETSISVAAAVHVAAAKANVITKVDLDGPSLGQFNPVEGGVIFNESEITITDAPGLGIREIRGLEMLPG
- a CDS encoding MurR/RpiR family transcriptional regulator — its product is MTAPLVKIRSERDQMSAIERRIADFILDNAHLLRDYSSQQLASALGISQSSVVKFAQKFGFKGYPDLKYTIGEAVARNGNGHTRPPDAEKEEAGDAYQQLQDGLRRSKMAAEEETRSLNPRTHIEPIVELIDRADKVFVCGLGDDGLFAREFAMRLSLLGVLTVHHTDPILMMANLSATRPGDVLLMFSEFGKLPELSQVSRQFQACEGKVISITRHTANPLRAHADAALVISAHDPAPHVEQLLYRSSLQSLLDFVFVLLCHTNPDRNRQLAINLERIHHLLES